GGTTTTTCGAAATGTCAAAACAGTGGCGCATGTGTTTACAGCTGACCGTTTGAATTTCGTGAGACTTTTCTAGTTATATTTCACGCTTTTAAACAGGCTTTCTGAGCTAAAATACGGAATACAATTGAGCTAACAACATAAAACATCAAAATGCCGAAGTCCAGAAGAGATAAGAAAGGTAAGAGATTTTAGACAGCAGTTTTAAAGCGGATTTTCACAAGCCATTTTTAACGATTGCAGTATCATTAACCAAAACGGAACGGAAGGGACTGTCCAACAAGCAACAGATTATCGAGGACATCCAGGAGTGCCGGCAGAAGTATgacaatgtttttctattttccGTTCAGAACATGCGTAACAGTAAACTGAAAGACATTCGGACGGCTTGGAAGAACTCCCGCTTTTTCTTTGGCAAAAATCGAGTCATGCAGCTGGGAATGAAGTTTGTATCGGACGAAGATGATGATCCAAAGTTGGAAAAGGACCTGGACAAGCTGCGGGAACAGATGGTGGGCCAGTGTGGTCTCCTTTTCACATCAGAAACGAAAGATACCGTCCTAGAATGGTTCGATTCCTACTCGGCCGATGAGTTTGCCAGAAGCGGGTTTAAGGCGCCAAAAACGGTAAAGTTGCCGGCAGGTCCTCTGGAAGAATTTTCCCATGCCATCGAACCACATTTGCGATCCCTCGGGATGCCTACGAAACTTGAAAGAGGTATCGTAACGTTGTACAAAGAATTCACAGTTTGCGAGAAAAATAAGGTGCTTAGCCCGGAACAGGCTAGGATACTGAAACTGTTGGGGAAGCCGCTGGCCAAGTTCAAGGTCATCATCAACTGTGCCTATACCAAGGAGAATGGTTTCGAGGAAATCAACAAACGGGACATCGAGGTGACCCAGAAGGTCAAGAAGGTGTTGGATAAAAAACCGAAGCGACAGAAGCAGGAGGAAAAggatgatgatgaagatgacgAGGATGAAGACATGAGCGAGGATGAGGATGATGAGGACGAGGAAATGGAAAcggacgacgatgatgatgcgGATGAGGAAGCGTAGGAATAGGACTAACGTTATTATCTACCTAAGATAAATATATCTTTAACTCAATATGTGTTGCATTTTTAAACAGTAacttgaattttcgaaaattccttgatttttatacaaacgACTTccttattaattaaatttttattattgaaatttaactaaggtttgatgaatttttttataatattcaatCGTTAAATATTGATAGATCGAAACTCGATAATCTTTCTTTTTGGTTAGTCTTTAGGAATACGAGGTCAAGTTCAGaaccaaaatgttttttttaagttcaatagATCAAATAGACCTACTCAAACCTCACACAAACTTAACCGACCCTGTTGAGTGGATCAAATCCGTTAAATCAGTAAAGCGGTTTAAAGCTGAGAAAACATTAGAAGTCCTCAACCCGTTCTGAAGTTTGCTAGGTACATTTATTTAGACCAGGAAAATTATGACACACGAAAAAGGTAGGTTTTCATGCTGCaaacatttatatttttctaatcGCAACTAATTCTTTTCCATAGAGAGTGCGGTTGAAAGTGCATCATTCAGTTTTATCCAGCCAGGCACAGACTGCATGTAATAACGTTGTGAACACCGAAGGACAGAGAAAGGTGCGTCTATAAACAAGCATAAGGTAACTAGACAAAATTTCCATTATTTCTAGatacttttcaaattgattttcttcGTTCAATTGGAAAAAGAGTTTTAAATTCTTCGATTTTTTCGATAGATTACCTTGGTTTCTTTAGTAAAAGCATTGATTGGCATTCACACTTCCCAGTCAATTTTTATTCtacctgacttttttttaacgtgAATTTACTGTCAGTTCCACTCCATGAGCTTTACATAAGGTGCGGAGATATTTTGATGCTGTCACAAATACATCAGTATCTTCAGACTGGTGTGCATGCAATGCGGTCTGATTCGCATCAATGACGTCATAACAGTTGTTTGGGTTGCAATTACGGAAGAGTTTTTGatttagataaattttttaaaatgaaaaaatgaccaagTGCTGAATAAAATCCTGCAACATTTCGCAGGTCGATGTTAAGAAGCAAAATAGAGCAGTGAGTTTTCATCAGCTACCGAAGGAACCCGCGGTACGCAAAAAATGGCTCGCGTTCTGTGGCCGTAAGGATGGATCCGGCATATACGTGTGCTCCCAGCATTTCGAATTGACGGAGTTGGTCAATGTTTGTTTGGAAAACGCAAGGAGGGTTCTTATAAAATCTGGTAAGTATTTCTAACTTAGGCCATTATCGCAATATTCtttatgtttcgtttttttctctcaGCTTTGCCATCCGTTCGTTGCCCTCCAACTGAGTCTGCTCGATCCATCAGAGCTAAAGTGAGGAACCGAAAGCAAGTAGTCGAAGAATTTCTACAGAGAAATGCAAACTTGAGGATCAGTTGAAGTCATTGCCCTCGATAACAATATCTTCTAAGATGGTTATTCCACGACGAGGGAACAATCCACGGTAAAAAAACGCGTTCTGTAACAACCGAATCACGCTGAAAAAAGCCATTCAATACTCATTTTGAGATGGGAAATTCACTCAACAAGGATATATGTTTCACCTTTTATACGAGCGTTCACTATTTTCAGTGTTATAGTACTTTAATCATgttaatttgacaaattttctagTAAACTGTATTACGCACTGCAGCCCCGATGATGTTATGACGTCATCACTGTAATACACACAATGTTTACGTTTTTTCGATCACCTATACCACGGCAAACCGAGTTCCTCCACACCTCTACATCTAGCTCATGGAGTTCCACTGtccaaattctgtgttttgtgaaataaattgaaatccgTCACACAAACATCGACACTCAATGCTGTTCATGTGTATGCtatataaaaaaagatgaatCACCCTTCGGATTGTTCATCTCGTTCATGTTTTTTCTTGCTAGTATGAGTGATCTAAGCATGGCTGCCTGGCGGCCATActgcaagattcaaaaacaaTGATGGCTGCGGCAGTGACTCCAATGGAAtttaatttgacaaatttgatttaatttcaattatgaTGACTTTGGAGATTGAGAACATTTTTTATGTATTAATGACATATGTGCAATATTGAAATATAGGTATCAGCTAAATCCatgttaatttaaattaataaaactacATTTGCATCGTAAGTTGAAATACGTCAAatgattttataacaaaaagtaTGTAACGTAAATATAATAGATAATTAATCAATGAATagtgatattttataaattagaaattaaacatttaacaATTACTGATTTGGTACGTTGAACTGACATCGCATTTGCTCAGTTTAAGATTGATAGCCATATCATAAGACATTTTTCCTCGCTTTTATAAGCTGTTTTTCGTATTTCTAATGTTTCCAACAgttaatttgatttgttttataaagTTGACgatcatttgaatcaaaatcaacaaaattggtTCTCAATTATCCTTAAACAAAATTACTGAATTCAGACTAAaacatttaacttaaaaaaaaaagaaagtttaatttatttcaaactgcATGTTTAGCAACACTGGCCCTGATGTCAACAATTGCCGTTAAAGCCTACACTCTCATTCtccttgactcagatttgaaggaaaacaactcaaaattcgccaaaactgggaaaactcaaattttgattagaacggCACAACTCAAATTTGAATAGTAGTGGTTTTCGCGCtatctgagttgttttcaatcaGACATTTTTAGGAATCGCCTAAACGGTCTGAgccaaaacaactcagaattttataaaatttgacacGGTTTCGAAAGGGATTATatgttttttcaagaaaaaagtgaaatttcggATTGACTATAAGAAATTTAAACAATTGCATGAAAATACGTTTATTTCCCGtcgatttttttccaccggaattAGTAAGGGCagccagcaattttttttctgttgtggAGTACCACTTCGTTTCCATCATGCAAACAAACGAATTTCCTGATGCCGTTCATGCTCTTGAGGAGCGTCTGGTGTGGTATAACTTCCGCCGATCCCGGTACCTTAGCCACATCCGGAGGAATTCAATCTAGCAAAATTCCCGAACAACTTGAAAGTGTGTTCATTCTGGCCAGCCCAAAACGACCACCTCCACCTTCGTAATGCTGATAGTAATGCGGCTGtcgttttcgataaattttgtattgaatcctgatttattgcaaaaaaaaaaactaaacttaacCTACCGAAGATTATCTGCGCCTGTGAAAATCTCTAGGTTTTGATGAATAGTTCCATTGCGCAAACATCGACATATTTGAATGGCGTCATAGCTGCCAATGGTgtatccaatttttttcaaaatatttttttcctattctgATATCCATCCGTGAGGATATCAACTATAGCAAAGACGAAGGACCCATCCTATGGTTTAagacaaaataagaaataattaagGAATTGTCTTGAGGATTCATTTCATTACCGGGAATGTTTCCACCAGGATCCACGTTTCTAGGATTCAAATGACCCGGTCCAACATTTGGTGCATTTTGATTTGGTTGTTGACCTGGAGCTGTTTGCAAATTATTCGGTCCACCTGGACATATTCCTGCCATTCCGGCTTGAGCCAGCTGCTAAGTTCCAACTTACAGTGGCACTTCCACCTGGACTTCCAACGTTTCGATTCATTTGGCTCATGGTCCATTTGTTGAGGATTTTGATCCATTCCTGGGGAATTCTGTTGACAGATTCTACAGAcagataaataaatttattttgttcggTCCATTTATTTAGCGCCTCCTGGTTCACCGGCTTGCTTTTCAGGTTGTGGGTGCTCTGGCTAAAGTTGCATTCCTCCAATCTGGTTCGGCCCTCCCATACCTCCAACAACTCTCCGATCAGTCGAAGCATTGTTTGCATTATCTGAAAGAGAAAACAGCAAATTTAACTTGGTTCCTTCTCGTAAAACCTTTCATAGTGTACTCACTCATT
This sequence is a window from Uranotaenia lowii strain MFRU-FL chromosome 3, ASM2978415v1, whole genome shotgun sequence. Protein-coding genes within it:
- the LOC129756690 gene encoding mRNA turnover protein 4 homolog, translating into MPKSRRDKKVSLTKTERKGLSNKQQIIEDIQECRQKYDNVFLFSVQNMRNSKLKDIRTAWKNSRFFFGKNRVMQLGMKFVSDEDDDPKLEKDLDKLREQMVGQCGLLFTSETKDTVLEWFDSYSADEFARSGFKAPKTVKLPAGPLEEFSHAIEPHLRSLGMPTKLERGIVTLYKEFTVCEKNKVLSPEQARILKLLGKPLAKFKVIINCAYTKENGFEEINKRDIEVTQKVKKVLDKKPKRQKQEEKDDDEDDEDEDMSEDEDDEDEEMETDDDDDADEEA